GCCACATCCTCGGGTCGGCCGTCTCCCACTTCCACATCGGCGACGGCCTCTACAACGTCGCGTTCTCCGGCGACATCCACTACAAGGACACGCGCCTGTTCAACGGCGCCGTCAACGACTTCCCGCGCGTCGAGACGCTCGTCCTCGAATCGACGTACGGCGGCCGGAACGACTACCAGACCGACCAGGAGGACTCCGAGCGCAAACTCAAACGCGTCATCAACGAGACCTACGAGAAGGGCGGGAAGGTCCTCATTCCGGCGTTCGCGGTCGGTCGCTCCCAGGAGATGATGCTCGTCCTCGAGGAGGCGATGCGGAAGGGCGACATCCCCGAGATGCCCATCCACCTCGACGGCATGATTTGGGAGGCGACGGCCATCCACACGACGTACCCCGAGTACCTCCGCGACGACCTCCGGGACCGCATCTTCCACGACGACGAGAACCCGTTCCTCGCGCCGCAGTTCAACCACATCGACGGCGGCGAGGAGGAGCGCCAGGAGGTCGCGGACGGCGACCAGTGTATCATCCTCTCCACCTCCGGCATGGTCTCCGGCGGCCCCATCATGTCGTGGCTCGAACACATCGGCCCGGACCCGGACTCCACGATGACGTTCGTCGGCTATCAGGCGCAGGGAACCCTCGGACGCCGCATCCAGTCCGGCTGGGACGAGATTCCGATGCCCGACTCCCGCGGGAACGGGCGCACCGAGCGCCTCTCGCTGAACATGGACGTCGAGACCGTCGACGGCTTCTCCGGGCACGCCGACCGGCAGGGCCTCGAAGACTTCGTGCGCACGATGAACCCCCGCCCCGAGAAGGTGCTGTGCGTCCACGGCGACGAGTCCTCCACGCAGGACCTCTCGTCGGCGCTCTACCACGAGTTCAACATGCGGACGTTCGCGCCGAAGAACCTCGAGACGTTCCGGTTCCTGTAAGGTTCGCGTTCGTCACTCGGTCAGACTCGGCGACAGTTCTATACGCTCGCTACGAGAACGACAGCGCGTGCGTTTCGCCCGCCTGCTCGCTGTCCTGTTCGCGGGACTGCTCGTGTTCACGTCCCTCGTTGGCGCGGCGGCCGCCGGCCCGCCCGTCGAGGGCGACGGCGGCCACCGGTTCGACATCGGCGGCGACAGCCCCCACATCACGTTCTGGGTTCACCTCGACCTGTTCACGAACCTCGGCGACGCGGGCGACTTCGGCTTCAGCGCGGTCGGCACCGCGATGGACACGAAGGTAATCGTCATCGACATCCAGTTGCAGTTCGCGGGCGTCGGCCCGCTCTCGGAGTTCCTCTCGAACCCGTTCGCGCGATTCTCCGTGACCGCCGACTGGGAGCTGAATCTGCCGTTCCTCTCGACGGGCGTCAACGAGGGCGACGACTTCTCGTACCGGGACAACACCACGATTTCCGGCGACCTCCCGCCGCCGACGCTGCCCGCGTAGACCGGCAACAGCCCGACGAGGGGCCGCAGTACTTTACACTGTGGGATGTGTTGTACCACGACATGGAGGGGGAGCAGCGAGACGCGCTGGTCGCGGACGTCCGGGAGACCGCCGGCGACGCGCTCCGGTGTGTCGCCGAGTACGACCAGACCGGCTACGACGTGTTCTACGAGCGGGACGGCCTCGAAACCCGTCTCGAACGCCTCGCCGAGGACATCCACGCCGACCTCGTCCTACAGGAGGTCGGCCGGGAACACCTCGAAGACCTCTTCGACGCCGGGTCGCTCCGGTGTTCGATGTACCGGTTCGACGACCTCACCGCCTTCCACTTCCTCGCCTCGGACTACACCGGCCTGTTCGTGAGCGTCGACTCCGACGCCGACGTCCCGCTGTGCTCGTTCGCCGACGCCTGTCGCGGGTACCTCTAGGCGG
The nucleotide sequence above comes from Halobacterium litoreum. Encoded proteins:
- a CDS encoding DUF7332 family protein, translating into MRFARLLAVLFAGLLVFTSLVGAAAAGPPVEGDGGHRFDIGGDSPHITFWVHLDLFTNLGDAGDFGFSAVGTAMDTKVIVIDIQLQFAGVGPLSEFLSNPFARFSVTADWELNLPFLSTGVNEGDDFSYRDNTTISGDLPPPTLPA